The following proteins come from a genomic window of Chlamydiales bacterium:
- a CDS encoding SEC-C metal-binding domain-containing protein — MNRPITHATKIGRNNLCPCKSGKKYKKCCGLEKSIL; from the coding sequence GTGAATCGTCCAATTACCCATGCTACAAAAATAGGTCGTAATAATCTTTGTCCATGTAAGAGCGGGAAAAAATATAAAAAATGCTGTGGGCTTGAAAAATCGATCCTCTAA
- a CDS encoding HrpE/YscL family type III secretion apparatus protein: MKFFTLIKGEEIHIGTDTKVIPAKEFSKLVQGSMLLKRVKKEETLYRKDVTKECEVLKENAELAGFEEGLARWNNQILWLDEEIKNVRKEIESSMVPIALTAIKKIIGHTIETDHETVVDIISTALKAVTQYKKIKVFVNPSDYEIIQKARPHLKNLFEHLESLVISSREDITEGGCIIETEAGIINAQLESQLKALGTAFTTFFQNQKKEEQ; encoded by the coding sequence ATGAAATTTTTTACTTTAATCAAAGGAGAAGAAATCCATATTGGCACTGATACAAAAGTGATTCCTGCAAAAGAATTTTCTAAACTTGTTCAAGGATCAATGTTACTTAAACGAGTCAAGAAAGAGGAAACTCTTTATCGAAAAGATGTCACAAAAGAGTGTGAAGTCTTAAAAGAAAATGCTGAGTTAGCTGGATTTGAAGAAGGATTGGCAAGATGGAATAATCAGATTTTATGGTTAGATGAAGAAATTAAAAATGTACGCAAAGAAATAGAAAGTTCTATGGTTCCAATTGCTCTTACAGCGATTAAAAAAATCATTGGTCACACGATAGAAACCGATCATGAAACAGTTGTCGACATCATTTCTACAGCCTTAAAAGCTGTAACTCAATATAAAAAAATCAAAGTTTTTGTGAACCCGTCCGATTATGAAATCATTCAAAAAGCACGGCCACATCTCAAAAATCTCTTTGAACACCTTGAAAGTTTAGTGATTTCTTCTCGAGAAGATATTACAGAAGGAGGGTGTATCATTGAAACAGAAGCAGGAATCATCAATGCTCAACTTGAAAGTCAACTCAAAGCATTAGGCACTGCTTTTACAACTTTTTTCCAAAATCAGAAAAAAGAGGAGCAGTGA
- the lpdA gene encoding dihydrolipoyl dehydrogenase: MKKKLFDCVIIGSGSGGYVAAIRAAQRGLVTALIEAREIGGTCLNRGCIPSKALIASANVFKKIQEANKFGIYVQDLYFDYAQMKHRKDSIVNGIQKSLEKLILSNKITIFNGYGRMISPYEVAITGKDEGILEAKNIILATGSEPRPLEKIPYDYKKIHDSTSLLNMTELPKKMAIIGGGVIGCEFASLYNTLGVDVTIVELLPHLLPNEGRNVQETLTASFKRQGIKIETTTIVKKISYQDDGIRLYLEDQRLLDADIVLVSIGRKYNTDAIGLDKAGVVVEEDGSIPTDEMMRTNIPHIFAIGDITGKWIFAHVASHQGLIAADNIAGQLNYMHYNAIPAVIFTNPEVATIGLTLEKAIQEGYDAILGKFPFQALGKSQVMIETEGFAQIVAEKNTGQILGAQVVGSGAGNLIAEIGLAIGSELTVDSITETIHAHPTTAEAWIEAAFLTKDMPLHLPPRIRR, encoded by the coding sequence ATGAAAAAAAAGTTATTTGATTGCGTGATTATAGGTAGTGGTTCTGGAGGCTATGTAGCAGCCATCCGAGCTGCACAAAGAGGTTTAGTCACAGCATTAATTGAGGCGCGTGAAATAGGAGGGACTTGTCTTAACCGGGGATGTATTCCTTCTAAAGCATTGATTGCTAGTGCTAATGTTTTTAAAAAAATTCAGGAAGCAAATAAATTTGGGATTTATGTACAGGATCTTTATTTCGATTATGCTCAAATGAAGCATCGTAAGGATTCTATTGTCAATGGGATTCAAAAGAGTCTTGAAAAACTGATTCTCAGCAATAAAATTACTATATTTAATGGATATGGGAGAATGATTTCTCCCTATGAAGTCGCGATCACTGGAAAGGATGAAGGAATCCTTGAAGCGAAAAACATTATTCTAGCCACTGGTTCAGAACCTCGCCCTTTGGAAAAAATTCCTTACGATTATAAAAAAATTCACGATTCCACTTCTTTGCTCAATATGACCGAGCTGCCCAAAAAAATGGCCATTATTGGTGGTGGAGTGATTGGTTGTGAATTTGCTTCTTTATATAATACGCTTGGCGTGGATGTGACAATCGTTGAACTACTCCCCCATCTTCTTCCAAATGAGGGTAGAAATGTCCAAGAAACTTTAACAGCATCTTTTAAAAGACAAGGAATTAAAATTGAAACAACGACAATTGTTAAAAAAATTAGCTATCAAGATGACGGCATCCGTCTCTACTTAGAAGATCAACGCTTGCTTGATGCAGATATAGTTCTTGTATCAATAGGAAGAAAATACAATACCGATGCCATTGGATTAGATAAAGCGGGGGTAGTTGTTGAAGAAGATGGCTCGATTCCAACAGATGAAATGATGCGGACAAATATTCCTCATATTTTTGCGATTGGAGATATCACCGGAAAATGGATTTTTGCCCATGTTGCCTCTCATCAAGGACTCATTGCTGCTGATAATATAGCAGGCCAATTGAATTATATGCATTACAACGCCATTCCAGCTGTAATCTTTACAAACCCCGAAGTGGCGACAATTGGACTCACACTTGAAAAAGCGATTCAAGAAGGGTACGATGCTATCCTTGGGAAATTTCCATTTCAGGCACTTGGAAAATCACAAGTAATGATTGAAACAGAAGGATTTGCTCAAATTGTTGCTGAAAAAAATACAGGGCAGATTTTAGGAGCACAAGTGGTGGGTTCTGGAGCAGGTAACCTAATTGCAGAAATTGGATTAGCAATTGGTAGTGAATTGACTGTAGATTCAATCACTGAGACCATCCATGCTCATCCTACGACTGCTGAAGCATGGATAGAAGCTGCTTTTTTAACCAAGGATATGCCTCTCCATTTGCCCCCTAGGATTAGACGCTAA
- the nth gene encoding endonuclease III, with translation MNIEIVRTLLNQYIPNPQIPLFHKDPYTLLIAVLLSAQSTDKMVNRITPLLFKKASTPEEMVKLSVDEIQSIIQPIGLSPRKAKAIKELSSQLLKNHCGKVPNSFAALEALPGVGHKTASVVMVQIFHLPAFPVDTHIYRCAHRWGLSKEANIKLVEQDLKKKFHINEWGRIHLQIILYARQYCPARGHSMNKCSICRTLKN, from the coding sequence ATGAATATAGAAATTGTTCGTACTCTTTTGAATCAATATATTCCAAATCCTCAAATCCCTTTATTTCACAAAGATCCATATACTCTCTTGATTGCTGTTTTACTTTCAGCGCAATCAACAGATAAAATGGTCAATCGCATTACCCCTTTATTGTTTAAAAAAGCTTCAACTCCAGAAGAGATGGTAAAGCTTTCTGTTGATGAGATCCAATCGATTATTCAACCGATTGGATTATCTCCTCGAAAAGCCAAAGCCATTAAGGAACTTTCTTCTCAACTTTTAAAAAATCATTGTGGGAAAGTTCCTAATTCTTTTGCAGCCCTTGAAGCTCTTCCTGGTGTTGGCCACAAAACTGCATCGGTTGTTATGGTGCAAATATTTCATTTACCCGCTTTCCCTGTTGATACTCATATTTATCGTTGTGCACATCGTTGGGGATTGTCAAAAGAAGCAAATATAAAGTTAGTTGAACAAGATCTAAAAAAAAAATTTCATATCAATGAGTGGGGACGGATACATTTACAGATCATTCTTTATGCTCGACAATATTGTCCTGCACGTGGGCATAGTATGAATAAGTGTTCAATTTGTAGAACTTTAAAAAACTGA
- the lipA gene encoding lipoyl synthase: protein MDKDLFEQNPVIQRKRLNILPEHPNSKEKGKAVAPGRFPKWLHRPSPKSNLLWKTQEILSKHHLPTVCEAAKCPNLLECWSKKTATFLAMGKSCTRNCGFCDIDFIKHPQPLEPDEPIRLANSAKALDLKHIVITMVARDDLSDGGAGHLIEIIRTVRKVNPKSSIEVLTSDFFGNKNALKSILDENPDIFNHNIETVRELTPRVRHRATYDRTLDLLRSAKKHAPQSLLKSGFMVGLGETDAQVRETICDLYETGCQIITIGQYLQPTRTKLRVKRFVTPEQFQDYASYGNSIGIKHIYSGPFIRSSYNAASLFNAVKNI, encoded by the coding sequence ATGGATAAAGATCTATTTGAGCAAAATCCAGTCATTCAAAGAAAAAGACTAAATATTCTTCCTGAACACCCGAACTCCAAAGAAAAAGGGAAAGCAGTTGCTCCAGGACGTTTTCCAAAATGGCTCCATCGACCTTCTCCAAAAAGTAATCTATTATGGAAAACGCAAGAGATTCTTTCTAAACATCATCTTCCTACTGTATGTGAAGCCGCTAAATGTCCAAACCTATTAGAATGTTGGTCAAAAAAAACTGCTACATTTCTGGCAATGGGTAAGTCTTGCACACGTAATTGTGGTTTTTGTGATATCGATTTTATAAAACATCCTCAGCCACTTGAACCAGATGAACCTATACGATTAGCTAATTCAGCTAAAGCACTTGATTTAAAGCATATAGTAATCACAATGGTTGCAAGAGATGATCTATCAGATGGAGGAGCTGGGCATCTGATAGAGATTATTCGTACAGTACGTAAAGTCAATCCTAAATCTTCTATTGAAGTCCTTACATCTGATTTTTTTGGAAATAAAAATGCACTAAAATCTATTTTGGATGAAAATCCTGATATCTTTAATCACAACATTGAAACAGTTCGGGAATTAACTCCAAGAGTCCGGCATCGAGCAACTTATGATCGTACGCTTGATCTTCTCCGGTCTGCCAAAAAACATGCACCTCAATCTCTTCTTAAATCAGGATTCATGGTTGGGCTTGGTGAAACTGATGCTCAAGTCAGAGAAACAATCTGTGATCTGTATGAAACAGGTTGTCAAATCATTACAATCGGACAATATCTACAACCCACCCGCACAAAATTACGAGTCAAGCGTTTTGTAACACCTGAACAATTTCAGGATTATGCCTCTTACGGAAACAGTATTGGAATTAAGCATATCTATTCCGGTCCTTTCATTCGTTCAAGCTATAATGCTGCTTCTTTATTCAATGCTGTAAAAAATATATGA
- the asd gene encoding archaetidylserine decarboxylase (Phosphatidylserine decarboxylase is synthesized as a single chain precursor. Generation of the pyruvoyl active site from a Ser is coupled to cleavage of a Gly-Ser bond between the larger (beta) and smaller (alpha chains). It is an integral membrane protein.), giving the protein MIPILFYRERNTGELKKEDIYGESALRFLYCSRLGRLLVKRLSSIPLISTLCGWWQSLPFTKRKIVPFIKKYKIDPSEFEKDIDAFPSFNDFFTRKLKKKARPLAKGLILPADGRYLFHQNIKKCDGFLVKGKKFELTRLIGHPDLARIYEEGSMILARLSPTDYHRFHFPCDCLPNTAQLINGSLYSVNPISVRQRIEVFTENKRMITSLETAKHGRITYIEIGATAVGSIHQTYHPGKYYKKGDEKGFFSFGGSSLILLFEPDTIQIDSYLLENSSQKIETLCLFGQPIENNI; this is encoded by the coding sequence TTGATTCCAATCCTTTTTTATAGAGAACGAAACACAGGAGAGCTGAAAAAAGAAGACATCTATGGCGAATCCGCTTTGCGTTTTCTCTATTGTTCTCGTCTTGGTCGTCTCTTAGTTAAACGTCTCTCTTCTATACCCCTGATTTCAACTCTTTGTGGATGGTGGCAATCCCTTCCTTTCACTAAAAGAAAAATTGTTCCTTTCATCAAGAAATATAAGATTGACCCCTCTGAATTTGAAAAAGACATTGACGCTTTTCCCTCTTTTAATGATTTTTTTACTAGAAAATTAAAAAAAAAAGCACGCCCTCTTGCAAAAGGACTGATCCTTCCAGCTGATGGAAGATATCTTTTTCATCAAAATATAAAAAAATGCGACGGCTTTCTTGTAAAAGGGAAAAAATTTGAATTAACACGACTCATAGGACATCCAGATCTTGCGCGTATCTATGAGGAAGGAAGTATGATTCTTGCACGTTTATCTCCGACTGATTACCATCGCTTTCACTTTCCTTGTGACTGTTTACCGAACACTGCTCAACTTATCAATGGTTCTCTTTACTCTGTTAACCCTATTTCTGTTAGACAACGTATTGAAGTATTTACCGAAAATAAAAGAATGATCACCTCTCTAGAAACGGCGAAACATGGAAGAATTACTTACATAGAAATTGGTGCTACTGCGGTGGGTTCAATCCATCAAACTTATCATCCAGGGAAATATTACAAAAAAGGAGATGAAAAAGGATTTTTTTCATTTGGAGGTTCTTCATTAATTCTGCTTTTTGAACCCGATACGATTCAAATTGATTCTTATTTACTAGAGAATTCTTCTCAAAAGATTGAAACACTGTGTCTTTTTGGACAACCAATAGAAAATAATATTTAA
- the mnmE gene encoding tRNA uridine-5-carboxymethylaminomethyl(34) synthesis GTPase MnmE — protein MDFVHSSFKPGETIAAIATPLGEGGIGIVRISGDQAIRIANCIFSGPVDSYSSHTAHLGLVRDTNGDRIDQALLLIMRAPKSYTGEDTIEIQCHGGVIVTRKILEAALSAGARAALPGEFTFKAFMNGKIDLSQAEAVQELISAKSEEAFSIAGKQLEGKLSEKIAAFQQELNRIGAIFEAWVDFPEEGPFFLAKEELLVNLQDLAKEIQCLIKTFHDGKKLQRGVSVGIIGAPNAGKSSLMNALLEEDRAIVTSIPGTTRDLLCEEITMSGFLFHLIDTAGIRKTEETVEKEGIRRSREVLHESELVLLVIDGSTHLEEEDYELLSSVSNEKTIIVWNKSDLPRKGSHLMNFPYQVEISAKHHVGLDQLKEQINRLIWNKGTIAKNEILITKTRHQEALKEASQALELVIQGLNQGLSPEFLSIDIRTALKGLGRIIGTNISEDLLSSIFSQFCIGK, from the coding sequence ATGGATTTTGTCCATTCTTCTTTTAAACCCGGAGAGACAATTGCAGCCATTGCGACTCCTCTTGGAGAAGGAGGCATTGGGATTGTACGGATTTCAGGTGATCAGGCGATTAGAATTGCAAATTGTATTTTTTCTGGTCCTGTGGATTCTTATTCTTCTCATACAGCTCATCTTGGGTTAGTAAGGGATACGAATGGAGATCGCATCGATCAAGCTCTACTCCTGATTATGCGTGCTCCTAAGTCTTATACTGGAGAAGATACGATTGAAATCCAATGTCACGGAGGGGTGATTGTTACAAGAAAAATTTTAGAAGCAGCGCTCTCAGCTGGTGCTCGTGCTGCGCTTCCAGGAGAGTTCACATTCAAAGCATTTATGAATGGGAAAATCGATTTAAGTCAAGCTGAGGCAGTTCAAGAACTAATCAGCGCAAAAAGTGAAGAGGCTTTTTCTATCGCAGGAAAGCAACTTGAGGGGAAATTGTCTGAAAAAATAGCTGCTTTCCAACAAGAGCTAAATCGCATAGGAGCAATTTTTGAGGCTTGGGTTGATTTTCCAGAAGAGGGTCCTTTTTTTCTTGCAAAAGAAGAATTATTGGTGAATTTGCAAGATTTAGCTAAAGAGATACAGTGTCTTATCAAGACGTTTCACGATGGAAAAAAACTCCAGCGAGGGGTTTCAGTGGGTATTATTGGAGCTCCAAATGCGGGTAAATCTTCGCTTATGAATGCATTATTAGAAGAAGATCGAGCCATTGTAACTTCGATTCCAGGGACAACTCGAGATCTTTTGTGCGAAGAGATCACGATGAGTGGTTTTCTTTTTCATTTAATAGATACAGCCGGGATTCGTAAAACTGAAGAAACTGTAGAAAAAGAGGGGATTCGTCGTTCTAGGGAAGTGCTTCATGAATCAGAATTAGTGTTGTTAGTGATAGATGGATCTACCCATTTAGAAGAAGAGGACTACGAACTTTTGTCAAGTGTATCAAATGAAAAAACCATAATTGTTTGGAATAAATCTGATCTTCCAAGAAAGGGGTCTCATTTGATGAATTTTCCATATCAGGTGGAAATCTCAGCTAAACATCATGTTGGATTAGATCAGTTAAAAGAACAAATCAATCGTTTGATTTGGAATAAAGGGACTATTGCAAAGAATGAGATATTAATTACTAAAACACGTCATCAAGAAGCATTAAAAGAGGCGAGTCAAGCTCTCGAATTAGTCATTCAAGGTCTAAATCAAGGGCTCTCTCCAGAATTTTTGTCTATAGACATAAGGACGGCTCTTAAGGGATTAGGACGTATTATTGGTACGAATATTAGTGAGGATTTACTATCTTCTATCTTTTCTCAATTCTGTATCGGCAAATGA
- a CDS encoding tetratricopeptide repeat protein: MFILISLITLAFIFYLAIRDWIQTPYLSSKMIQKNMKRASQQILLGNWKGAQDLLIPILEVGRGGKEVLCLEIQVLRGTGYLKEALEKSIKAAHNYPEELFFRMEEGLTLLEMNRPNEALEAFRVCTPIMRGEKEILALAKALNRTGYPEQAFDLLEPWIKKSHNGELFALVGETFFERKQFHEAIRFYKRAFQFKHKNHQLTTQLANAYRRLGNLAQSEQIFRTLLDKNPFDLTATLGIGMCLQERGHMHKALLIYQSSKLWEEKNPALLKEAGLCALRIKKYRYAECYLYEVIQKTQPEPSIYSHYALALENQNKWLEAEHIYLKLIQIFPSHPHGYRALAWMFGVGLSQTLYPEKGISFAHIALKLKNDLMSWEILSACEARIGNFQRAYRIQMTLFKHDVSKEEKTRRQQALRNLRKNHPLNGHHLARLLVA, encoded by the coding sequence ATGTTTATCTTAATTTCCCTAATCACATTGGCTTTTATTTTCTACTTGGCTATTCGTGATTGGATTCAAACTCCTTATTTGTCTTCAAAAATGATCCAAAAAAATATGAAAAGAGCCTCTCAACAAATTTTATTAGGTAACTGGAAAGGGGCTCAGGATCTACTCATCCCTATTTTAGAAGTTGGGCGTGGAGGCAAAGAGGTGCTTTGCTTAGAAATACAAGTTCTACGAGGAACAGGTTACCTTAAAGAAGCTCTTGAAAAATCTATTAAAGCTGCTCATAACTATCCTGAAGAACTCTTTTTTAGAATGGAAGAAGGATTAACTCTTCTCGAAATGAATCGCCCTAACGAAGCTCTAGAAGCTTTCCGTGTGTGCACCCCAATCATGCGAGGAGAAAAAGAGATTCTCGCACTTGCAAAAGCCTTAAATCGTACAGGTTATCCGGAACAAGCCTTCGATTTATTAGAACCTTGGATTAAAAAATCTCATAATGGTGAATTATTTGCCCTTGTCGGCGAAACTTTTTTTGAACGAAAGCAATTCCATGAAGCTATTCGCTTCTATAAACGAGCTTTTCAATTCAAACATAAAAATCATCAATTAACTACTCAGTTGGCCAATGCTTATAGACGACTCGGTAATTTAGCTCAATCAGAACAAATTTTTCGTACACTTTTGGATAAAAATCCCTTTGATTTAACTGCAACTTTAGGCATTGGAATGTGTTTGCAAGAACGAGGGCATATGCATAAAGCTTTACTGATCTATCAATCAAGCAAATTATGGGAAGAAAAAAATCCCGCTCTGCTTAAAGAGGCCGGTCTATGTGCCCTACGTATCAAGAAATATCGTTATGCAGAATGTTATTTATACGAAGTGATTCAAAAAACTCAACCCGAGCCATCTATTTATTCCCATTATGCCCTTGCGCTCGAAAATCAAAACAAATGGCTCGAAGCAGAACACATCTATTTAAAATTGATTCAAATATTTCCTTCGCATCCACATGGATATAGAGCTCTTGCATGGATGTTTGGAGTAGGACTCTCACAAACGCTTTATCCAGAAAAAGGGATTAGCTTTGCTCATATTGCGCTAAAATTAAAAAATGATCTCATGTCTTGGGAAATTCTGAGTGCTTGCGAAGCACGTATTGGAAACTTCCAACGAGCTTATCGGATACAAATGACGCTGTTTAAACATGATGTATCTAAAGAAGAAAAAACACGTAGACAGCAAGCATTAAGAAATTTACGTAAAAATCATCCCCTAAATGGACACCATTTAGCGCGTTTACTAGTCGCTTAA
- the sctJ gene encoding type III secretion inner membrane ring lipoprotein SctJ: MRVISRFLFVLVIFLTIFTGCTTQTTIVNNISEREANEIVVLMASKGIHAEKIETTLGAGQTGVITYNVSVSSSQITEALAILNSAGLPRVKGTSLLDLFGNQGLVPSDLQDRIRYQEGLSEQLATTIRKIDGIIDANVQITFPRDEETNQEMTASVYIKHRSILDNPNSLTITKIKRLVASAVPGLTSENVTVISDRALYADITLKPMYEIQEDRDYMSIWSIIIAKESIPRFRLIFYLFIIALFLLLTSLAWLVWKFWDIIQKKGGLSSLFYPHQYEIHDLIKHKEKEKGAGGDH, translated from the coding sequence ATGCGCGTGATTTCTCGTTTTTTGTTTGTACTTGTGATTTTTTTGACTATCTTTACTGGTTGTACCACACAAACGACCATTGTCAATAATATTTCTGAAAGAGAAGCGAACGAGATTGTTGTTTTAATGGCAAGCAAAGGCATTCATGCGGAAAAAATAGAGACAACTTTAGGAGCAGGACAAACAGGGGTGATTACTTACAATGTCTCAGTCTCCTCCAGTCAAATTACAGAAGCATTAGCTATTCTTAATTCTGCTGGCTTACCAAGAGTAAAAGGAACTAGTCTTCTTGATTTATTTGGCAATCAAGGACTTGTGCCTTCTGATCTTCAGGATCGGATTCGCTATCAAGAGGGGTTATCCGAACAGCTTGCAACCACAATTAGAAAGATTGATGGAATTATTGATGCAAATGTACAAATTACATTTCCACGTGATGAAGAGACTAATCAGGAGATGACTGCTTCGGTTTATATCAAACATCGCAGTATTTTAGATAATCCAAATAGTTTGACTATTACCAAAATCAAGCGTCTTGTAGCGAGTGCTGTACCAGGATTAACATCTGAAAATGTTACTGTGATATCTGATCGAGCTCTTTATGCGGATATCACTTTAAAACCAATGTACGAAATTCAAGAAGATCGTGACTATATGTCCATTTGGTCGATTATTATTGCTAAAGAATCTATTCCCCGTTTTCGTTTAATTTTCTATCTTTTTATTATTGCACTTTTTCTTTTATTGACCTCTTTGGCATGGCTAGTCTGGAAGTTTTGGGATATTATTCAAAAAAAAGGGGGGCTCTCTTCTCTTTTCTATCCTCATCAATATGAAATCCATGATTTGATAAAGCATAAAGAAAAAGAGAAAGGAGCAGGAGGAGATCATTGA
- the sctR gene encoding type III secretion system export apparatus subunit SctR — MPIFLFIIVASFNFLSTPLLAESDDVTALQALLHQTESQNSGLTPPTEGGGYPDLASQATLLIFLALLPFLVMLLTSFLKMVITLALLRSALGVQQTPPNQVINGIALILSLYVMYPTGLEMYNRAKHIIEQELPKQLFSTNSAAVAMSVIEEAKEPLREFLIRNTKKNHLEGFNKIAQKTFPEEAAKTVKTTDFIIVVPSFITSQIRSAFEIGVLIYLPFFVIDLVTSNILLAMQMMMLSPLSISLPLKLLLVVMIDGWTVLVQGLVLSFN, encoded by the coding sequence TTGCCTATTTTCTTATTCATAATCGTTGCTAGCTTTAATTTCTTATCCACACCTCTTTTAGCTGAATCGGATGATGTAACGGCTCTTCAAGCACTATTGCATCAAACAGAATCTCAAAATAGTGGATTAACACCACCTACAGAAGGAGGAGGATATCCTGACCTTGCTTCACAAGCGACTCTCCTCATCTTTCTTGCACTACTTCCTTTTTTGGTCATGCTTCTTACCTCTTTTCTTAAAATGGTGATTACTCTTGCTCTTTTACGCAGTGCATTAGGCGTACAACAAACCCCACCTAATCAGGTCATCAATGGAATCGCATTGATTTTAAGTTTATATGTTATGTACCCAACAGGCCTCGAAATGTATAACCGAGCAAAACATATTATTGAGCAAGAGCTTCCCAAACAGCTTTTTTCGACTAACTCAGCTGCTGTAGCCATGTCTGTGATTGAAGAAGCTAAAGAACCTTTACGAGAATTTTTGATTCGGAATACAAAGAAAAATCATCTTGAAGGTTTTAATAAAATTGCTCAAAAGACCTTCCCAGAAGAAGCAGCAAAAACTGTTAAAACCACAGATTTTATTATTGTTGTACCCTCTTTTATTACTAGCCAAATACGCTCTGCGTTTGAAATTGGTGTTTTGATTTATCTGCCTTTTTTTGTGATTGATCTCGTGACTTCTAATATTCTACTAGCTATGCAAATGATGATGCTTTCTCCTCTTTCCATCTCTCTTCCTTTAAAACTGCTTTTAGTAGTCATGATTGATGGGTGGACTGTTCTTGTTCAGGGATTAGTTTTAAGCTTTAATTGA